The following are encoded together in the Mugil cephalus isolate CIBA_MC_2020 chromosome 18, CIBA_Mcephalus_1.1, whole genome shotgun sequence genome:
- the LOC124995968 gene encoding protein NLRC3-like, protein VWKLLFIFDGLDESRLSLDFNNSEVVSDVTQKASVNVLLTNLIKGNLLPSALVRISSRPAAANQIPPTCVDRVTEVRGFTDPQKEEYFRKRFSDEELSSRIISHIKTSRSLHILCGVPVFCWITATVLEHMLTTEQRGELPKTLTDMYSHFVTVQTKRKKNKYHEGHETSQQELMEADREVLLKLGRLAFEHLEEGNIMFYQEDLERCGLDVTEASVYSGVCTEIFKRESVIFQKSVYCFIHLSVQEFLAAVYMFHCYTNRKTEVLKNFLGRYHWVFTKSLDDFLYGAMKKSLESKNGHLDLFVRFLHGLSLESNQRLLGGLLGQTENRPEIIQKVINKLKKMRNRKMSPDRSINIFHCLMEMNDLSVHQEIQEFLKSKNRSKKELSEIHCSALAYMLQMSEEVLDELDLKKYNTSDQGRRRLIPAVRNCRKAQFSGRGLSETQCEVVSSALKSNPSYLTELDMSDNDLNNSRVKHLCAGLESPNCRLETLRLESCSLSEISCDYLVSALKSNPSHLKHLDLSDNSLKNSGVKQLCGFLESPDCRLETLSLKRCWLSEISCDSLVSARFRWETDS, encoded by the exons gtctggaaacttttgttcatctttgacggcctggatgaaagcagactttcactggacttcaacaacagtgaagttgtgtctgatgtcacacagaaggcatcagtcaacgtgctgctgacaaacctcatcaaggggaaccTGCTTCCCTCGGCTCTGGTCAGGATCAgttccagacctgcagcagccaatcagatccctcctacatgtgttgacagggtaacagaagtacgaggcttcactgacccccagaaggaggagtacttcaggaagaggttcagtgatgaagagctgtccagcagaatcatctcccacatcaagacgtccaggagcctccacatcctgtgtggagtcccagtcttctgctggatcactgctacagttctggagcacatgttgactacagagcagagaggagagctgcccaagaccctgactgacatgtactcacactttgtgacggttcagacaaagaggaagaagaacaagtaccatgAGGGACATGAGACAAGTCaacaggagctgatggaggctgacagggaagttcttctgaagctggggaggctggcatttgaacatctggaggaaggaaacatcatgttctaccaagaagacctggagcgctgtggtctggatgtgacagaggcctcagtgtactcaggagtttgcacagagatcttcaaaagagagagtgtgatcttccagaaatcagtctactgctttattcatctgagtgttcaggagtttctggctgcagtctacatgttccactgttacaccaacaggaagacagaggttcTGAAGAACTTCCTGGGGAGATACCACTGGGTCTTCACAAAGTCTCTGGATGACTTCCTGTATGGAGCCATGAAGaaatccctggagagtaaaaatggtcacctggacctgtttgttcgcttccttcatggcctctctctggagtccaaccagagactcttaggaggtctgctgggtcagacagagaaccgtccagaaatcatccagaaaGTCATCAATAAgctgaagaagatgaggaacagaaaaatgtctcctgacagaagcatcaacatcttccactgtctgatggagatgaacgacctctcagttcatcaggagatccaagagttcctgaagtcaaagaacagatcaaagaaggaactctctgagatccactgctcagctctggcctacatgctgcagatgtcagaggaggttctggatgagttggacctgaagaagtacaacacatcagatcagggacgacggagactgatcccagctgtgaggaactgcagaaaggctca ATTTAGTGGACGTGGACTCTCAGAAACTCAATGTGAAGTTGtgtcctcagctctgaagtccaacccttcctatctgacagagctggacatgAGTGATAATGACCTGAACAATTCAagagtgaagcatctgtgtgctggactggagagtccaaactgtagactggagactctgag attggagagctgcagtttgtcagagatcagctgtgattatctggtctcagctctgaagtccaacccctcccatctgaaacatctggatctgAGTGACAACAGTCTGAAgaattcaggagtgaagcagctgtgtggttttctggagagtccagactgtagactggagactctgag tttgaagCGCTgctggttgtcagagatcagctgtgattctcttgtctcagctc gattcagatgggAAACAGATTcatga
- the LOC124995969 gene encoding NLR family CARD domain-containing protein 3-like, translated as MARAKLGSPAKYSAGKEATAGRELPEKKQHGALMVEAWCWHGGRLKSCCALCQDVLKDPVSTSCGHWFCRQCITSYWDQSASSGHSSCPQCGQRPRTNVGLQEVLVEHKISLRRRCEHVSEGTDVRGRGTLLNRIYTELYITEGQSEEVNTQHEETQFEKASKMKPLDDTPIRCHNIFKASPDQQRHIRVVLTYGVAGVGKTFSVQKFTLDWAEGLENQDVSVVIVLSFRELNLIKDEQYSLLRLLHVFHPTLQEVTAEQLAVCKLLFIFDGLDESRLSLDFNNSEIVSDVTQKVSVNVLLTNLIKGNLLPSALVWITSRPAAANQIPPTCVDRVTEVRGFTDAQKEEYFRKRFSDEELSSRIISHIKTSRSLHILCAVPVFCWITATVLEHMLTTEQRGELPKTLTDMYSHFVMVQTKRKKNKYHEGHETSPQELMEADRGVLLKLGRLAFEHLEEGNTMFYQEDLERCGLDMTEASVYSGVCTEIFKRESVIFQKSVYCFVHLSVQEFLAAVYMFHCYTNKKTEVLKNFLGRDHQNSTKSLDDFLYGAMKKSLLSKNDHLDLFVRFLHGLSLESNHRFLGGLLGQTENSPGFIQRAINNLKNINTYKISPDRSINIFHCLMEMHDLSVHQEIHEFLKSKNRSQKELSMIHCSALAYMLQMSEEVLDELDLSQYNASVEGRHRLIPAVRNCRKAQFIGCGLSETHCEVVASALKSNPSYLTELTMSGNHLKDSGVKHLSAGLESPNCRLETLRLNYCSLSEISCDSLVSSLKSNPSHLKHLDLSHNNNLKDSGVKQLCGFLESPDCRLETLRLESCSLSKISCDSLVSALKSNPSHLKHLDLRENFLKDSGVKQLLDLVKSPDYKLETLGWK; from the exons ATGGCTAGAGCAAAGTTGGGTAGCCCAGCCAAGTATAGTGCTGGGAAGGAGGCCACTGCAGGACGAGAGCTTCCAGAGAAGAAGCAGCATGGAGCACTGATGGTGGAGGCGTGGTGCTGGCATGGAGGACGGCTAAA gtcctgctgtgctttgtgtcaggacgtcctgaaggatccagtctctaccagctgtggacactggttctgcagacagtgcatcacctcatactgggaccagtctgcttcatcaggacactcctcctgtccccagtgtggaCAAAGACCCAGAACAA atgttggtctgcaggaggttttagttgaacataagatcagtctgaggaggagatgtgaacatgtgagtgaaggaactgatgtaagaggaagaggaaccctcctcaacaggatctacactgagctctacatcacagagggacagagtgaagaggttaatacTCAACATGAGGAGACGCAGTTTGAGAAAGCTTCCAAGATGAAGCCCCTCGatgacactccaatcaggtgccacaacatctttaaagcctcacctgaccaacagagacacatcagagtggTTCTGACCTACGGCGTCGCTGGTGTTGGAAAAACattctcagtgcagaagttcactctggactgggcagagggtttggaaaaccaagatgtcagcgtggtgattgtgctttcgttcagggagctgaacttgatcaaagatgagcagtacagtcttctcaggctgctccatgttttccatccaacattacaggaggtcacagcagagcagctggctgtctgtaaacttttgttcatctttgacggcctggatgaaagcagactttcactggacttcaacaacagtgagattgtgtctgatgtcacacagaaggtatcagtcaacgtgctgctgacaaacctcatcaaggggaaccTGCTTCCCTCCGCTTtggtctggatcacttccagacctgcagcagccaatcagatccctcctacatgtgttgacagggtaacagaagtacgaggcttcactgacgcccagaaggaggagtacttcaggaagaggttcagtgatgaagagctttccagcagaatcatctcccacatcaagacctccaggagcctccacatcctgtgtgcagtcccagtcttctgctggatcactgctacagttctggagcacatgttgactacagagcagagaggagagctgcccaagaccctgactgacatgtactcacactttgtgatggttcagacaaagaggaagaagaacaagtaccatgagggacatgagacgagtccacaggagctgatggaggctgacaggggagttcttctgaagctggggaggctggcgtttgaacatctggaggaaggaaacaccatgttctaccaagaagacctggagcgctgtggtctggatatgacagaggcctcagtgtactcaggagtttgtacagagatcttcaaaagagagagtgtgatcttccagaaatcagtctactgctttgttcatctgagtgttcaggagtttctggctgcagtctacatgttccactgttacaccaacaagaagacagaggttCTGAAGAACTTCCTGGGGAGAGATCACCAGAACTCCACTAAGTCTCTGGATGACTTCCTGTATGGAGCCATGAAGAAATCCCTGCTCAGTAAAAATGatcacctggacctgtttgttcgcttccttcatggcctctctctggagtccaaccacagattcttaggaggtctgctgggtcagacagagaacagtccaggattcatccagagagccatcaacaacTTGAAGAATATAAACACTTATAAAatctctcctgacagaagcatcaacatattccactgtctgatggagatgcacgacctctcagttcatcaggagatccacgAGTTCCTTAAGTCAAAGAACAGGTCACAGAAAGAACTATCCATGAttcactgctcagctctggcctacatgctgcagatgtcagaggaggttctggatgagttggacctgagtcAGTACAACGCATCCGTTGAGGGACGACAcagactgatcccagctgtgaggaactgcagaaaggctca ATTTATTggatgtggactctcagagactcactgtgaagttgtggcctcagctctgaagtccaacccttcctatctgacagagctgaCTATGAGTGGAAAtcacctgaaggattcaggagtgaagcatctgtctgctggactggagagtccaaactgtagactggagactctgag ATTGaattactgcagtttgtcagagatcagctgtgattctctggtctcatctctgaagtccaacccctcccatctgaaacatctggacctgagtcacaacaacaacctgaaggattcaggagtgaagcagctgtgtggttttctggagagtccagactgtagactggagactctgag attggagagctgcagtttgtcaaagatcagctgtgattctctggtctcagctctgaagtccaacccctcccatctgaaacatctggacctgagggAAAActtcctgaaggattcaggagtgaagcagcttcttgatcttgtgaagagtccagactataaactggagactctggg gtggaagTAA